TGCTGTGATTGCGGAACTTCGCCATCACCCGGTCCCGGTCGAACTGCTCCAGGTCCCCCTGCAACCCGTCCGCGCTCACGCCCGCCTGAACCAGCGCCCGCGTCAGCTCCACCACCACCGCCTTGAAGTTGCAGAACACGATGGCGGAGGCCGGCTGGTACTGGCGCAGCAGGCGCAACAGCAGCGTCTGCTTCTCCTCCGGCGTGCACGCATACGCCACCTGCTGGATGTCCGGCGCGGACTCCTCCTGCGCCAATGACACGCGCACAGGGTCCTTCTGGAACGCGCGGCTCAGCTTCTCGATGTCGTCCGGGAACGTCGCGGAGAAGAGCACCGTCTGCCGCTTCGCGGGCGTGGCGCCCAGCACCCGCTCCATGTCCTCGCGGAAGCCCATGTCCAGCATCCGGTCCGCTTCATCCAGCACCACCGTGGCCAGGTGCCGCGTGTCCAGCACCTCGCGGTCCAGCAGGTCCATGATGCGCCCCGGCGTCCCCACGCCGATGTGCACGCCCTTCTCCAGCGCCTCCACCTGCGGCCGGATGGGCTGCCCGCCCGCGAGCGCCAGCACCTGCACGCCCGGCATCCGGCGCGCCAGCCGCCTGATCTCTCCCGCCACCTGCGCGCACAGCTCGCGCGTCGGGCAGAGCACCAGCGCCTGGAGGTGGCGGTCCTGCGTGAGCTTCACCTTCTGCAGGATGGGCAGCGCGAACGCCGCCGTCTTCCCGCTGCCCGTGCGCGCCTGGCCCACCAGGTCCTTGCCCTGCAACAGCACCGGGATGCTCTGCGCCTGGATGGGGGTGGCGGTCTTGAACTCCAGCTCCTCCAGCACCTGGAGCAGCGGGGGCGACAGCGCGAGCGCGGAGAATTCCATCGAAGCCTCGGGGGACG
This genomic stretch from Corallococcus caeni harbors:
- the dbpA gene encoding ATP-dependent RNA helicase DbpA, with amino-acid sequence MEFSALALSPPLLQVLEELEFKTATPIQAQSIPVLLQGKDLVGQARTGSGKTAAFALPILQKVKLTQDRHLQALVLCPTRELCAQVAGEIRRLARRMPGVQVLALAGGQPIRPQVEALEKGVHIGVGTPGRIMDLLDREVLDTRHLATVVLDEADRMLDMGFREDMERVLGATPAKRQTVLFSATFPDDIEKLSRAFQKDPVRVSLAQEESAPDIQQVAYACTPEEKQTLLLRLLRQYQPASAIVFCNFKAVVVELTRALVQAGVSADGLQGDLEQFDRDRVMAKFRNHSTRVLVATDVAGRGIDVEALDAVVNYELPQQPEAYVHRIGRTGRAGRRGLALSLVTRSDSRKVDDIEGTTGVKLEKGDVDALVPENVPGVSLISGWETLSISAGRKDKMRPGDILGALTGEAGGLKAEDVGKIEIHDHHAFVAVSKRVVKVAFQRLSEGRIKGRKHRIERVR